Genomic window (Mycoplasma sp. NEAQ87857):
AAATCTATAAACTTATATATATATATATATTAGAGTGAATATTATCTTTTTTCATTTATTCTCCTAATATTAATAAAAGATATTATATAATGAATATCATTTTACTCACTATATAATATCTTATTTTTATAATTTATGTACTTCAATAATAGCTGTATGCTTTTGATTTTTAACAATTTCTATAACTTTAAAACTTACTTTATCATCTAGGGTGTATCTTGTGTTTTTAGTAAGTCTTTGTTTGTTAGTTTTGTTCAATAATCAATGTCTAAGAGTTAAATCTCATTCATCATCAGCTAATAAATCAGTATCAATTTCTAATTGTTTAAAAACTTCTGAAACTATAACATTGCTTTGAACTCTAGATTTTTCTAATGAAATTTCATAAATTTCTTCATCATCATCATACTCATCATAGATTTCACCAATGATTTCTTCAATAATGTCTTCAATAGTAATAATACCTATAGGTTCATTAGAATTATTGTTTTCAACAACAAATCCCATTTGTGATCTAACTAAACGTAATTTTTCTAAAGCACTAGATAAAATTGAGTTAGCTGAAATAAATGGTACGGTTTTAACATAATCAATAATTCGTTCTTTTTTATTGACATGAAATATATCTTTAAGTAGAATAATACCAATTAAAGTTCCTTCTTTAATTACTGGAATTCTTGAGTAATTAGTATCAATAAATAGATCTAAAGCTTCTGCAACTGTGGCTTTAGAATCAATAGTTTCTACGTCTTTAAGTTTAATATAATGTGCTTGAACTTTAGTTGAATCTAAATCTAAAGCTTTTTGAGCTAATAAAGATTCTCCAGTTTGTAACACACCTTCATTTTGAGCTATTTTAAGAAAGTTTTTAAGATCTTCTTCAGTATGTGTTTCATATACTTTTTTACTTAATTTTGAAATTGGATAAGTTAATACAAAGAAAAATCAATAATTAATTTCAATAAAAATTCCAAATATTTTTAAATACATTACTGGATGAGCTTTAGCTAATAATTTAGGAATAATCTCACCAAATAAGACTAATAACGGGGTAACTACTGCTGTAGAAATAATAGCAGCAGTTCCTGAATCAAAATTAGCTTGACCAATAATAAAACTCATTAAAGTAGCAGAACCTACATTAACTAAATTATTTCCAATTAAGATCGTACTTAGAATTTGGTTATATTTTTTTACATGTCTTTGGATTAAAGTTCCAAATCTTTCTTTCTTTTCTACCATTTCGTGAATTTTAGCAGCTGAAATTGACGAATAAGCAGTCTCACAACCACTATAAATACTACTAAGTAGAAATAATAAGATCAAGATAATGATTAATAAATATAATCATCAAGGTGTATGCATAGCAGAAGATGCTGCTTGAGCATATAGCAAACTGGGATAACTATCCATAAAATCTCCTAAATATCATTATTTTTATCAAAGTCTTTAAAAGTTACATAATCACCAAAATAAATTAAATGACCAGCTCCAGGTTGACCATTTCTATTTTTAGCAACGGTTAAATTAACTAATTGACTTTTGTTATTTTCGTTCATTTTGTCTTTATCTTTGGGTTCTTGAACTCTACTGATAAATAAAACAATATCAGCATCTTGCTCAATTGAACCACTTTCACGTAAATCGTGTAATTGAGGACGTTTGTCTTCTCTGTTTTCAACACTACGTGAAAGCTGACTTAATGCTATAATTGGCATTTTTAATTCTAAGGCTAATGTTTTTAAACTTCTTGAGATAATAGACACTTCATTTTGTCTATTTCCATTATGCTTATCTCCTCCAGAAATCAATTGTAAATAATCAATTACCACTAAGTCTAAATTACCTTCTAAAGTTTTATAAAGATGTTTAATTTTTCAAACAATATCAGTAATTTTACTTGTAGGTACATCATCAAAATACATATTAATATGATCTAAATTATTGTATTTTTCAGCAACAATTCTTGAAATTTCATCATTGGTTAATTGTTCTGGATTTTGTAATTTATTTAATGGTATTTCAGCACTAGAAGATAAAAAACGTCCAACAAGTTCATGAGTTGGCATCTCTAATGAAATAAAAGCAATATTTTTAGTTCGAGATTTAAAGGTAATGTTTTTAGCAATGTTTAAAGCTAAAGCAGTTTTACCAACTCCAGGTCTAGCTGCAAGAATAATAAATTGTCCAGGTTTAAAACCTAAAACATATTTATCAATTGAATGATATTCAGTAGTTAAATTACTTAATAATTGTCTTTTATTACGAACATCATCAATGTATTTAGCATATTCATCACTGGCATCTTTAATTGAAATAAAATTACTATTTTCCATTTGAGATTGAACATTTAAGGTTTTAAATTGATCAAAATCTTCTAATAAATCTTGATATTTTAAGTCCTTATTATTTTTAAAAACATTTTGATAAGCATTAAAAAACGATTCAACATTTCTTAATTTATATAATTCAATAAACTTATCTAAATTAGCAAAGAAATTATCAGGATTACTAATGGTTGAAGCAATATCATTTAGATAATAATTATCTAATTGATTGTACTCAATATTATTTTTATTTTTTTCAATCAATGAAGTAAGATCATTGAAATTGAAAAAAATATTTTTGTTATTAGATGCTTGTCTAGTGTTTTGGATTAATTTAAATAATTGTTTATTAGCTAAATTAAAAAACATATTTTCATTTAAATAATCTAAAGCTCTAGCTTGTTTATCATCATCGCTTATCATTAAAGATAAAATTGTTTTTTCTAAGTTGTTATCATGAAATATAGTGTGATTATTAACTTGGTCTAAAACAATATTTTTATAAGGTGATTTATTATTTGTGTACATGAATTGTAATTTCTATATTGATTTTAGCTTTAATATCTTTATATAATACCGCTTCTACTTCATGAGTTCCTTGAGAAACTAAGTGAATTTTTGATAAAGAGTGTTTTGGTAATTTATAACCTAATTCTTTTAGTTTTTTATCAACGTCTTTAGTTGAAATTGAACCATGAACATTTAAGTTTTGATTTCCATCAATATTTGCTTCTAATTTGAATTTTAAAGTTAATGTTTCTAATTGGTCTTTTAATCTTAAAGCATTAGTTCTAGTTTCATGCTCATCAGCAGCTAAGTTATCTAATGTTTTTTGTAGTTGTTTGTAAGTTTGTTCATTGTATGGTACAGCAAAACCTTTTCTTACTAAAAAGTTAGTTCCATAACCACTAGCTACTTCAATGATTGTGTTTGCTTTTCCGTCTTTACAATCTTTAATTAATATTACTTTCATTTAAATTTCTCCCTGTTGTCATTATTGCGTGTCAAATGTTATCGATAAATGTAGTCAAATCTTCATCGCTAACAGCAGCAGCAGTACCAAAATGGCCACCACCGCCAACAGCTTCACAAATGATTTGCACATTGGTATCAATACCTCTAGCACTTAATTTATAGAGTTTAGTACCTTTTAATTTAGCTACTACAAAACTTGCAACTCTACCTTGGATTTTTAATATTTCATTAGCAGCTATTGAAATAACATCATTAGTTGCTTCTTCTTCAGTATAAGCTAAATAAAATCCTTCTTTAACTTCTTTAATATTACTTAAAATTCTTTGTACTTGTTCAAAAGTATCATCATCAATTTTAAGTATTTCACTACTTTTAGTAGCTTTTGCTCCTTTAGTTTCTAATCATGCTGCAGCTTCAAAAGCCCTAGTAGTAGTTGATTTAGTAAATTGGTTGGTATCTAAATAAATACCATTTAATAATAATTGAGCTGCAGTAGAACTTAGATTAATTTTATGATCCATAAAATTAATAATTTCTGTAATTACTTCACAAGCACTACTTGCAGAAGTATCGACATAAGCATTAACTTTTGGACAAAAGTCAATGGCTTTAGTGATACGATGATGATCAAATACAAAAATA
Coding sequences:
- a CDS encoding CNNM domain-containing protein — encoded protein: MDSYPSLLYAQAASSAMHTPWWLYLLIIILILLFLLSSIYSGCETAYSSISAAKIHEMVEKKERFGTLIQRHVKKYNQILSTILIGNNLVNVGSATLMSFIIGQANFDSGTAAIISTAVVTPLLVLFGEIIPKLLAKAHPVMYLKIFGIFIEINYWFFFVLTYPISKLSKKVYETHTEEDLKNFLKIAQNEGVLQTGESLLAQKALDLDSTKVQAHYIKLKDVETIDSKATVAEALDLFIDTNYSRIPVIKEGTLIGIILLKDIFHVNKKERIIDYVKTVPFISANSILSSALEKLRLVRSQMGFVVENNNSNEPIGIITIEDIIEEIIGEIYDEYDDDEEIYEISLEKSRVQSNVIVSEVFKQLEIDTDLLADDEWDLTLRHWLLNKTNKQRLTKNTRYTLDDKVSFKVIEIVKNQKHTAIIEVHKL
- a CDS encoding replicative DNA helicase; translation: MYTNNKSPYKNIVLDQVNNHTIFHDNNLEKTILSLMISDDDKQARALDYLNENMFFNLANKQLFKLIQNTRQASNNKNIFFNFNDLTSLIEKNKNNIEYNQLDNYYLNDIASTISNPDNFFANLDKFIELYKLRNVESFFNAYQNVFKNNKDLKYQDLLEDFDQFKTLNVQSQMENSNFISIKDASDEYAKYIDDVRNKRQLLSNLTTEYHSIDKYVLGFKPGQFIILAARPGVGKTALALNIAKNITFKSRTKNIAFISLEMPTHELVGRFLSSSAEIPLNKLQNPEQLTNDEISRIVAEKYNNLDHINMYFDDVPTSKITDIVWKIKHLYKTLEGNLDLVVIDYLQLISGGDKHNGNRQNEVSIISRSLKTLALELKMPIIALSQLSRSVENREDKRPQLHDLRESGSIEQDADIVLFISRVQEPKDKDKMNENNKSQLVNLTVAKNRNGQPGAGHLIYFGDYVTFKDFDKNNDI
- the rplI gene encoding 50S ribosomal protein L9, producing MKVILIKDCKDGKANTIIEVASGYGTNFLVRKGFAVPYNEQTYKQLQKTLDNLAADEHETRTNALRLKDQLETLTLKFKLEANIDGNQNLNVHGSISTKDVDKKLKELGYKLPKHSLSKIHLVSQGTHEVEAVLYKDIKAKINIEITIHVHK